CCGACACCATCATTCCGGCGACACCCACCAAGCTCCACACCAGCACTGCGTGGCAAACTTGACGGAAACATCGAAATCGGTGAGGCCAAAATGTCATGGATACGCTTCGCAGTTCGTTTTTCGGGGGGATGCGTCGTGAGGTCGCTGGCTCGCAGTGAGTTATCTATTGTAAACGCAAGTCGCGGGGGGAAACTGCGACGAATCGGCGAATCGTTTTTTGGCTCGCCACGATTCCGCCAGATGTTAGAATTTCGGACACAGACTGCTTGGTAATTGGCCGCTTGATTGCCGCATGTCGAAGAAACCCCTCCCGCAACGCCCCGTTCTCACACCCATTTCATGATGAAGCCCAATCCTCCCACCACGTCCCGCTCGTTGCCCACCGCTGCTTCGGCGGATGTTCCCACGTTTGGATGCGTCGTCTACGTTTCCACCCTTCCCGATGGACGCAAAAAAGGGCGAGTCGCCAACATCGAAGGGATCGAGCAAATCGCGGGCAGCGAACGAGAACTGCTTCAGCGGATCGTGCCCACGTTCAAAAAAACGGTCAGCGATTATCTGGCCGCCGGCGAGTCCATTCCTTGGGTCGATCCCATGCCCGCAATCGCTGCCGACGAACAGAAACGATTTCTGCCAGTGCACCTGTAAGCGGCCATCGTCTCTGCGATTCGCGGGTCGCCTTTGCGGAACCAACTCGTTCATCCATCCACACTCTCTTTCTTTCCCACAGAAGCTTCTGCCATGCCGCGTCTATTTTTGCACCTCACCTCCGCAGCCGCATGGATCTTGTTGGCACTCTGCTACTCGACCGGGTTACTGAATGCAGGTGAATTCAACACCACGATCAACATCCATGATGACGCGCCGGCCTGGGCCAACTTGCCAGGCACCGACGATCAATTGCATTCGCTTGACGACCTAAAGGACAAGAAAGTCGTCGTGGTCGCATTCACCTGCAGCAGTTGTCCCTACGCGGTTGACGCCGAAGACCGATTGATTGCAATGCAGCAAAAATTTGCAGCCTCAGAGGTGGCAGTTGTCGCAATCAATGTCAACAAGGTCGAAGAGGACCTGATGCCGGCGATGAAACAGCGAGCCAAAGAAAAGAAATTCAACTTCCCCTACCTCTTTGACGAATCGCAACAGATCGCCAAGGCGTTCGGAGCCAAATACACGCCTGAATTTTTTGTGCTCGATGAGAACCGCAAAATCGTCTACATGGGATCGCTGGACGATAGCCCCGATGGCAAAAACGTCACCGAGCCGCATGTGATTCGCGCCATCGAAGCGGTGCTGGCCGGCAATAAACCCACGATCACGGAAACGGTTCCGATCGGTTGCCGGATCCGCTTTGAACGGAACCTTCGCAATCGATCACGGTAGCGTTCACGCTTAGCAAGCGTCGTGATTCAAGCTAGCGCGTCGCCATTGCGATCCCAAAGCGACGCGTAGGTTTTAAAACTGCGTGATTGTCTTTAGGGGCAAAGCCCCGCACGTTTACCCAGCCCAGCCCCAACGGGCTGGGACCGAGAAAACCAATGAATGGAAGGGCCAACGGCCCGGCCGTTTGCTCGGATTCATATAGAGTGGCTAGGCAAATTGATGGACCTTTGGCCCCGGGAAACATCTAAAAACGCAACTTTAAAACGCGTGAGCGGGGGAGCTTCCGTAACTACAAGCTTGCCCACGACAGGGAAACTGAATTCCGTCATGATCGCGGAGCGATCAACGACATTGGATTACTTTGCGATGCTGTACAGTGCTGACTTGCTTCGCAGGATCAATTGGTCGTCCACCACCGCAGGCGATGCCATGAACCCATCACCGAGTTCTGTTTCCGCCAGCACCTCAAATTCACGCCCAGCCTTTAGCGTCGTAATCACGCCTTCGATGCTGAACAAATAGATTCGGCCGCTGGCATAAATCGGCGATGCCGCGTACGAACCGCCGGCGCGTTTTTGCCAAACCATCTTTCCATCTTCGAGCTCGCGGCAAGTCACAATCCCGTCGTCCGTAACCATATAGACCAATCCATCGACGACAATCGGTGACGATTTCTTGGCGACACTTTTGGTCGAATTCCATGCGACGTGAGTCTTGGTGACGTTGCCGGTCCCATCCGGCCGCACCGCCACGATGCCGCCCATGCCGTTGGTGATCAACACCAATCCATTGACGTAGATCGGTCGCGCCGACGCATTCATGCCATCGTGGTAAACCGTCCACAACGGCTTGCCGGTTTGCGGGTCATACGCGATCGTCGCCACGGCACTGGGATAGACCAATTGCTCTTGGTCACCGACGCGGATCACTTCAGCCGTTCCATACGCCTTCATCCGGTCGCCGACATCGGTGCCATAATCAATTTCGCGTTTTGATTGCCACACGGTGTCGCCGGTATCTTTGTCAAACGCCACGACAAACTGGACGTCCACACCATCAAAGGCGACAAACAGTTTTCCTTCATGCAAAATCGGTGACGATGCGGGGCCACGAAAATGGTCACACTTCAAATCGTGGCGTCGCCAGATCACTGACGCATCGGACGTATCGACACAAACGGTGCCATAGCTGCCGAAATGAGCGTACAGACGTCCCGCTTCGATCGCAGGCGTCGGCGATGCAT
This genomic stretch from Novipirellula caenicola harbors:
- a CDS encoding thioredoxin family protein — its product is MPRLFLHLTSAAAWILLALCYSTGLLNAGEFNTTINIHDDAPAWANLPGTDDQLHSLDDLKDKKVVVVAFTCSSCPYAVDAEDRLIAMQQKFAASEVAVVAINVNKVEEDLMPAMKQRAKEKKFNFPYLFDESQQIAKAFGAKYTPEFFVLDENRKIVYMGSLDDSPDGKNVTEPHVIRAIEAVLAGNKPTITETVPIGCRIRFERNLRNRSR
- a CDS encoding PQQ-binding-like beta-propeller repeat protein, translating into MIVRIFSYVAVVVLVFAQLAFTSTLVAEVVTWPEFRGEHGDGRADDADLPTAIDASVVQWKTAIHGKAWSSPVVWGDAIWLTNASDDGKQMSVVCVQRTTGKVLHDVVVIENETPEFCHPMNSYASPTPAIEAGRLYAHFGSYGTVCVDTSDASVIWRRHDLKCDHFRGPASSPILHEGKLFVAFDGVDVQFVVAFDKDTGDTVWQSKREIDYGTDVGDRMKAYGTAEVIRVGDQEQLVYPSAVATIAYDPQTGKPLWTVYHDGMNASARPIYVNGLVLITNGMGGIVAVRPDGTGNVTKTHVAWNSTKSVAKKSSPIVVDGLVYMVTDDGIVTCRELEDGKMVWQKRAGGSYAASPIYASGRIYLFSIEGVITTLKAGREFEVLAETELGDGFMASPAVVDDQLILRSKSALYSIAK